One Prodigiosinella aquatilis DNA window includes the following coding sequences:
- the mlaF gene encoding phospholipid ABC transporter ATP-binding protein MlaF yields MNHEAINLVEIRGLNFRRGERSIFTDISLDVPKRKVTAIMGPSGIGKTTLLRLIGGQLQPDSGDIWFDGENIPTLSRSGLYESRKKMSMLFQSGALFTDLNVFDNVAWPLREHSRLPEPLLHSTVMMKLEAVGLRGAAQLMPSELSGGMARRAALARSIALDPQLIMFDEPFGGQDPITMGVLVKLISELNHALGATFIVVSHDVHEVLSIADYAYIIADQRVIAKGTPEELQVNTDPRVRQFLDGIADGPVPFRYPAGDYQLELLGSGS; encoded by the coding sequence ATGAACCATGAGGCGATTAACCTGGTTGAAATTCGCGGGCTCAATTTCCGACGTGGAGAGCGTTCGATATTTACTGACATCTCGCTGGATGTACCGAAAAGAAAAGTGACGGCCATTATGGGGCCGTCGGGGATTGGGAAAACGACGTTGCTGCGGTTGATTGGTGGTCAACTTCAGCCAGACAGCGGGGACATCTGGTTTGATGGGGAAAATATTCCGACGCTTTCTCGTTCTGGATTATATGAATCCCGTAAGAAAATGAGCATGTTATTTCAGTCTGGGGCATTGTTTACCGATCTGAACGTGTTTGATAATGTTGCCTGGCCGTTGCGTGAGCACAGCCGGTTACCGGAACCATTGCTTCACAGTACGGTAATGATGAAGTTGGAAGCGGTGGGATTGCGTGGTGCCGCACAACTTATGCCTTCGGAGCTTTCCGGGGGGATGGCGCGACGTGCTGCGTTAGCACGCTCAATTGCCCTGGATCCTCAACTGATCATGTTTGATGAGCCTTTTGGTGGTCAGGACCCTATAACCATGGGGGTTTTAGTCAAGCTCATTAGTGAGTTAAACCATGCGCTAGGTGCGACCTTTATCGTGGTATCTCACGATGTCCATGAGGTACTGAGTATTGCTGATTACGCTTATATTATCGCCGACCAGCGCGTAATCGCTAAAGGCACACCGGAGGAGTTGCAAGTAAATACAGATCCTCGTGTGCGCCAGTTCTTGGATGGCATCGCTGACGGGCCGGTACCGTTCCGTTACCCGGCTGGTGATTACCAACTTGAGTTACTAGGCTCTGGGAGTTAA